One window of Vitis riparia cultivar Riparia Gloire de Montpellier isolate 1030 chromosome 5, EGFV_Vit.rip_1.0, whole genome shotgun sequence genomic DNA carries:
- the LOC117914723 gene encoding prolyl 4-hydroxylase 1, whose amino-acid sequence MAAPMKFVIGLLALVSFGMIFGALLQLEFIGGLEEVDGKAFPSFRKVHKRHNDGSLQLHGGISQWVNDKDADILRIGYVKPEILSWSPRIILLHSFLSSEECDYLRAMAEPLLQISTVVDAQTGKGIQSDVRTSSGMFLSPDDSTYPIVRAIEKRISVYSQVPVENGELIQVLRYKKSQFYKPHHDYFSDSFNLKRGGQRVATMLIYLSDTLEGGETYFPMAGSGFCRCGGKSVRGLSVAPVKGNAVLFWSMGLDGQSDPNSIHGGCEVLAGEKWSATKWMRQRSTH is encoded by the exons ATGGCGGCTCCAATGAAATTCGTAATTGGTCTCCTTGCTTTAGTCTCTTTCGGAATGATCTTCG GTGCTTTGTTGCAACTCGAATTTATCGGAGGATTAGAAGAAGTAGATG GTAAGGCATTTCCATCATTTAGAAAAGTGCATAAGAGACATAATGATGGCTCTCTTCAGCTACATGGAG GTATTTCTCAGTGGGTAAATGACAAGGATGCAGATATTCTACGTATTGGATAT GTCAAACCTGAAATACTTAGCTGGTCACCGCGAATCATTCTACTTCATAGTTTTTTGAGCTCAGAG GAATGTGACTATCTTAGAGCTATGGCGGAGCCTCTCCTTCAGATTTCCACTGTAGTGGATGCACAAACAGGGAAA GGAATTCAGAGCGATGTTAGGACAAGCTCTGGCATGTTCTTGAGTCCTGATGACAGCACATATCCAATTGTACGG GCCATTGAAAAACGAATATCCGTCTATTCTCAAGTTCCAGTCGAAAATGGGGAGCTCATCCAAGTTTTGAG GTATAAAAAGAGTCAGTTCTACAAGCCTCACCATGACTACTTCTCTGATTCT TTTAACTTGAAGCGTGGTGGTCAACGAGTAGCAACAATGCTCATTTATTTAAGTGATACTCTTGAGGGGGGAGAAACATATTTCCCTATG GCTGGTTCTGGTTTTTGTCGCTGTGGTGGGAAGTCTGTTAGAGGGTTGTCTGTGGCACCAGTTAAAGGAAATGCAGTGCTTTTTTGGAGCATG GGACTAGATGGACAATCAGACCCAAATAGCATCCATGGCGGATGCGAAGTACTGGCAGGGGAGAAGTGGTCAGCTACAAAATGGATGAGGCAGAGATCAACCCACTGA